In Paenibacillus dendritiformis, the DNA window CTTTGGACACGATGCAGACACCGGAGTCCTTCGCGGACTTGTGCTCCATTCCGGTCCCGACGAACGGCGCTTCCGGCACCAGCAGAGGCACCGCTTGCCGCTGCATGTTGGAACCCATCAGCGCACGGTTGGAGTCGTCGTTCTCCAGGAACGGAATCAACGCGGTCGCAACCGACACGACCTGCTTCGGCGAGACGTCCATATAGTCGACGCGTTCGCTTGGCATCGTCAAAATATTGTCGGACTGCTTGTTGTAGCGGACGATAACCATATCGTCCTGGAACGAGCCGTCTTCATTCAACAGCGCGTTCGCCTGGGCGATGACGTAGTTGTCTTCCTCATCCGCCGTCATATAATCAATCTGTTCCGTGACCTTGCCGGTCTTCGGATCGACCCAACGATACGGCGCTTCGATGAAGCCGTACTCGTTGACGCGAGCGAAGGTGGACAAGGAGTTGATCAGACCGATGTTCGGACCTTCCGGCGTCTCGATCGGACACATCCGCCCATAGTGCGAATGGTGGACGTCGCGGACTTCGAAGCCCGCGCGTTCCCGCGTCAAACCGCCCGGTCCGAGCGCGGACAGACGGCGCTTGTGCGTCAATTCCGCCAGCGGGTTCGTCTGGTCCATGAACTGGGACAGCTGCGAGCTGCCGAAGAACTCCTTGATCGAGGCGATGACCGGACGGATATTAATCAGCGCTTGCGGCGTAATGACGCTCGCATCCTGGATGGACATCCGCTCGCGGACGACGCGTTCCATCCGGGACAGACCAATCCGGAACTGGTTCTGCAGCAATTCGCCGACCGAACGGAGACGGCGGTTGCCCAGATGGTCGATATCATCCGTGCTGCCGATTCCGTGCAGCAGGTTGATGAAATAGTTGATCGAGGAGATGATATCGGCCGGCGTAATGTTCTTCACCGATTTATCGATGTTGCCGTTGGAAATAACCTTGATGACCTTGCCTTCTTCCATCGGCGAGAACACGCTGATAACCTGCATCGGAATATCATCGGACTCCAACACTCCGCCTGCGACGTGATATGTCTTGAAGCCGACGCCGCTCTCCAGGCGCGGCATGATCTCATCCAGCAAGCGGCGGTCGATCATTTGCCCTGCTTCCGCCACGATCTCGCCCGTCTCCGCATCGAACAGCGTCTCGGCGAGGCGCTGGTTGAAGAGACGGTTCTTGATATGAAGCTTTTTATTAATCTTGTACCGGCCCACGTTGGCCAGATCATAACGTTTAGGATCGAAGAAACGTGCGATGAGCAAGCTTCTCGCATTATCCAATGTCGGCGGTTCACCCGGACGCAGGCGCTCATAGATTTCGATCAGCGCTTTTTCCGTAGAATCGGTATTGTCCTTGTCCAGGGTGTTCCGGATGTATTCATCCTGTCCAAGCAGCTCCAAAATCTGCTCGTCCGTACCGAAGCCCAAGGCGCGAAGAAGGACGGTGACCGGAATCTTCCGCGTGCGGTCAATACGGACATAGATGATGTCCTTGGCGTCCGTCTCCAGCTCAAGCCAGGCCCCGCGGTTCGGGATGACGGTTGCCGTATATGTCTTCTTCCCGTTCTTGTCGACTTTCGTACTGAAATAGACACTTGGGGAGCGAACCAACTGGCTGACAATAACACGTTCCGCACCGTTGATGATGAACGTGCCTGTCTCCGTCATGAGCGGGAAATCACCCATAAACACTTCTTGCTCTTTGACTTCTCCGGTCTCTTTATTGAGGAGACGCACCTTGACCCGGAGCGGTGCTGCATACGTTACATCGCGTTCCTTCGATTCATCGACCGAATACTTAGGCTCGCCCAAGCTGTAATCGATAAACTCCAGAACCAAGTTACCCGTGAAATCCTGAATCGGCGAAATGTCTTGGAACATCTCACGCAATCCTTCGTCCAAAAACCATTCGTACGATTTCTGTTGGATTTCAATCAAGTTCGGGACTTCGAGTACCTCTTTGATGCGCGCGTAGCTGCGCCGAGTGCGTCGACCATACTGAACAAGATGTCCTGCCAACTTTAACTCACCCCTCATGTCTACTCACAAAAATTGGATTGCGAATCCTTTTCGATATCCTTTATAATAAAGTCCACGAAAGAGACTCTGAAAACGAGAAAATGGGTTGATCAAACAAAAAGAAAAACGTACGCTCACGATAAAACGCCTTTTCCGATGGACGCCGTTTCCCCGTGCCGTCGTTTCCTGTTGTAGAACATCCTTCATATCCGATAGACTTGCCCAAAATGTAAACATTATACTTCATTTCACGAAAATGTATTCGTCTTTTCAAAAAAAAGCTTGACATTTTGGTCATGTAAAGACATGAAGGCCATCCTAATACTGACATTTTATAATAATACCATAATGGGCATGCCGAGTCAACGTCGAATTTAAACTATTCTTTGACAGCCCGATAGATGCGGTACCCCTTCTCTTTGGCGACCAACTCCACTTGCTCCTCGCCGAACAGCTCCCGCAGCTTGGCTTCCGCGGAAGGCGCCCCCTGCTTCTTCTGAATGACGATCCACAGCGCTCCTCTAGCATTCAAATGTCCCTGTGATTGTTCAAAAATCCGGTGCACGACTTCTTTGCCTGCCCGTATCGGCGGGTTCGTCAAAATGACGTCGAAGGTTGACGAGCCGATGCCGTTCAATCCGTCGCTCTTCAGCACCGTCACATTGGTTATGGCGTTCCGCTCCGCATTTTCCCGGGTCAGCTCCAGCGCCCGTTCATTCACATCCACCATTGTCACATGCCCCTGTGGAGCAAGCTTGGCGGCCGCCATTCCGATCGGGCCATAGCCGCAGCCGACGTCAAGCACCTGTGCGCCGTCCGGAATGTCCATATGTTCGATCAGCACGCGGCTTCCGAAGTCAACTCCGCCCTTCGAGAACACGCCTGCATCCGACACGAACTGCAGCGTATGCCCGCGCAGCTCCGTCTTCCAATACTGCCGATCATGCGGCGTATCCGGCCGGTGACTATAATAATGTCCCGTCAACTTCCGTCCTCCTTCCTCTGCGTTCAAAGTGCTGCTGTTCATTGGCTAAGATGCGCTAGCCTCTGTGATGCTATCCCGGTCCTCTGTCCTGGGCCCCAAGGAGGCGGCAAGGACAGGCGCTTCGTGACGTCGTATCCTAGACAACGAACCCCTTGAATATTCTTCAAGGGGTTCCGCACTTCAGCAAGCAAATACTATTTCAGTTCTACAGTTGCGCCAGCTTCTTCGAGCTTCGCTTTTACTGCTTCTGCTTCTTCTTTGCTTACTTTTTCTTTCAATGGCTTTGGTGCGTTGTCTACGAGATCTTTCGCTTCTTTCAGGCCGAGACCTGTGATTTCGCGAACGACTTTGATGACGTTGATTTTGCCAGCGCCTGGGTTCGTCAGAATTACGTCGAATTCGGATTGCTCAGCTGCGCCAGCATCGCCAGCACCGCCAGCCATAACTGCCACAGGAGCTGCAGCGGTTACGCCGAATTCTTCTTCGATTGCTTTAACCAGGTCGTTCAGTTCCAATACGGACATGCCTTTGATGGCTTCCAAGATTTGCTCTTTGCTCATGGTTAAACCTCCATATTCATAGTAAGTGATAGTAGTAAATGTTCACGTCCCCGGATGGGCACGGAAGTCTCTTACGCTTCTGCTTCTTGCTTCTCTGCGACCGCCTTGACGGCGAGTGCGAAGTTGCGCATAGGCGCTTGGAGCACGCTGAGCAACATGGACAGCAAACCTTCGCGGGAAGGCAGCTCGGCCAGTGCTTTGATCTGAGCTACATCGACAACGCGGCCTTCGACCACGCCACCTTTGATCTCAAGAGCGTCATTCTTCTTCGCAAAATCATTCAAAATCTTCGCAGGAGCTACTGCGTCTTCCGGGCTGAAAGCGATAGCCGTCGGTCCGGACAACACTTGATCCAGCTCAGTCAATTCCGCTTCCGCTGTCGCGCGGCGAACCATCGTGTTCTTCAACACTTGGAACTCGATGCCCGCTTCGCGAAGCTGCTTGCGAAGTTCAGTCACTTGAGACACGTTCAAACCACGATAGTCGGCAACAACCGTCGTTACGCTGCCACGCAGTTTCTCTGCGATTACTTTCACTTCTTGCTGTTTCGCTTCGATAACTTTTGCGTTTGCCACTCGATCCACCTCCTACAAGTTCTTATCTAACCGCATCCTGGACTATTATGTTCTGCCTACACGAGCATAAGAAAAGCCTCTGCAGCAATCTACAGAGGCATCACGAATGCAGCGGCGCCTGATCACGCATGTTCCCATGCGCCACCGCATCTTCTATTTCGAACACCTCGGTAGGAGATTAAGCCTTACGGCACCTACTGTCTATGGTACGATTATTCATTTTCAACATACGCGCGAATCTCACAACCTCATTAGAATACCATAGATGGCTAACCGGTGTCAACCTTAACTATAGCAGACCAACAATGCGAGAGACTGTCAAACTTAGCGGTAGTTCGCCGTGTTCACGCGTACGGCAGGTCCCATCGTGGAAGATACCGCGATGTTCTTCATGTATACGCCTTTGGCTGCTGCCGGCTTCGCACGGTTCAGCGCGTCGATGAGTGCTTTCAGGTTTTCATTCAACTGTTC includes these proteins:
- the rpoB gene encoding DNA-directed RNA polymerase subunit beta, encoding MAGHLVQYGRRTRRSYARIKEVLEVPNLIEIQQKSYEWFLDEGLREMFQDISPIQDFTGNLVLEFIDYSLGEPKYSVDESKERDVTYAAPLRVKVRLLNKETGEVKEQEVFMGDFPLMTETGTFIINGAERVIVSQLVRSPSVYFSTKVDKNGKKTYTATVIPNRGAWLELETDAKDIIYVRIDRTRKIPVTVLLRALGFGTDEQILELLGQDEYIRNTLDKDNTDSTEKALIEIYERLRPGEPPTLDNARSLLIARFFDPKRYDLANVGRYKINKKLHIKNRLFNQRLAETLFDAETGEIVAEAGQMIDRRLLDEIMPRLESGVGFKTYHVAGGVLESDDIPMQVISVFSPMEEGKVIKVISNGNIDKSVKNITPADIISSINYFINLLHGIGSTDDIDHLGNRRLRSVGELLQNQFRIGLSRMERVVRERMSIQDASVITPQALINIRPVIASIKEFFGSSQLSQFMDQTNPLAELTHKRRLSALGPGGLTRERAGFEVRDVHHSHYGRMCPIETPEGPNIGLINSLSTFARVNEYGFIEAPYRWVDPKTGKVTEQIDYMTADEEDNYVIAQANALLNEDGSFQDDMVIVRYNKQSDNILTMPSERVDYMDVSPKQVVSVATALIPFLENDDSNRALMGSNMQRQAVPLLVPEAPFVGTGMEHKSAKDSGVCIVSKVDGIVERVTANEIQVRRIEMIDGKEVKGDLVKYKLQKFMRSNQGTCINQRPLAKKGDIVKKGDILADGPSTEMGELALGRNVVVAFMTWEGYNYEDAILLSEKLVKEDVYTSIHIEEYESEARDTKLGPEEITRDIPNVGEEALKNLDERGIIRVGAEIKAGDILVGKVTPKGVTELTAEERLLHAIFGEKAREVRDTSLRVPHGTDGIVVDVKVFTRENGDELPPGVNQLVRAYIAQKRKISEGDKMAGRHGNKGVIARILPEEDMPFLPDGTPVQVVLNPLGVPSRMNIGQVLEVHLGMAARYLGMHMATPVFDGATEYDVFDTMEEAGMQRNGKTILYDGRTGEPFEREVTVGVMYMIKLAHMVDDKIHARSTGPYSLVTQQPLGGKAQFGGQRFGEMEVWALEAYGAAYTLQEILTVKSDDVVGRVKTYESIVKGENVPEPGVPESFKVLIKELQSLGMDVKILTENEEEIEMREFDDDDDMPQDKLNLGMDDEYVAE
- a CDS encoding class I SAM-dependent methyltransferase, which encodes MTGHYYSHRPDTPHDRQYWKTELRGHTLQFVSDAGVFSKGGVDFGSRVLIEHMDIPDGAQVLDVGCGYGPIGMAAAKLAPQGHVTMVDVNERALELTRENAERNAITNVTVLKSDGLNGIGSSTFDVILTNPPIRAGKEVVHRIFEQSQGHLNARGALWIVIQKKQGAPSAEAKLRELFGEEQVELVAKEKGYRIYRAVKE
- the rplL gene encoding 50S ribosomal protein L7/L12 → MSKEQILEAIKGMSVLELNDLVKAIEEEFGVTAAAPVAVMAGGAGDAGAAEQSEFDVILTNPGAGKINVIKVVREITGLGLKEAKDLVDNAPKPLKEKVSKEEAEAVKAKLEEAGATVELK
- the rplJ gene encoding 50S ribosomal protein L10, with amino-acid sequence MANAKVIEAKQQEVKVIAEKLRGSVTTVVADYRGLNVSQVTELRKQLREAGIEFQVLKNTMVRRATAEAELTELDQVLSGPTAIAFSPEDAVAPAKILNDFAKKNDALEIKGGVVEGRVVDVAQIKALAELPSREGLLSMLLSVLQAPMRNFALAVKAVAEKQEAEA